GCCCGCGACGAGCGCGTCCGCGCCGGCCGGCACCGCGACGTACGGCGCCTCGCGCCAGCCCTGCGCGCTACCGACCATCCCGGCGGCCAGCACCGGCACGCCCGGCGCACGGTCGAGCCAGTCGCCGCACGCTTCCTCGAACACGACATCGAACGCACGCGCGCCGCCGGCCGGCACGTGCATCACACCCGCCGCGCGGCTGCGCGTGTCGATCAGCGCGCCGTGCGCGTCGAACAGATAGGCGCGCAGCGACGTCGTGCCCCAGTCGAGCGCGATCAGCGACGGGGCGGCGGAATTGGCATCCGGAGCGATCCGGGTCGAATTGGTCATCGTTTGATCCTGCGGGTACCCTGCGGCGGGCTCCAGCCCAGTTCCGAGGAAATGGCTCGCGCTTCGCGCTGCACGAGCGGAATCAGTTCGTCCATCCGGTCGTGCGGCATGTACGGAATCGTGCTCGCGACCGACACGGCCGCGACGACCGCGCCCGATGCGTCGCGGATCGGTGCGGCCACGCAGCGGATCGACGCTTCGTTTTCCTCGAGATCGAACGTGTAGCCGCCGGCCGCGTAATGCGCCATGCGCTGCAGGAACGCGCTCGTCTCGGGCCGGTTGTCCGGCTTGAAATTGACGCCGGCCAGCGCACGCCGCGCGGCCTCGAACAGCGAGCGCCACCGGTCCGGATCGAGGTCGAGCATCATCGCCTTGCCGATGCCGGTCGACGCGAGCGGCATCCGGTGGCCGACCCGCGAACGCATCTCGAGGCCGCGCGTGCCGGGAATCTTGTCGATGTACAGCACGTCGTCGCCGTCGCGTACGCCGAGGTGGATCGTGTCGAGCGTCGCTTCCGCGAGCGCTTCGAGGTGCGGCCTCGCCACCGCCGTGAGCGGCATCTGTTCGAGCGCGATGGTGCCGAGCTCGATCAGCTTCGGGCCGAGCAGGTAGCCGCCCTGCACCTGGCGCAGGTAGCGCGCCTGCACGAGGCTGCTGACGAGACGGTGCGTCGTGCTGCGCGTCGTGCCGAGCGCGGCGCCGATCGCACGCATGTCGCGCGCACCGTTCGCGATCGCTTCGAGGATCGCGAGACCGCGCAGCAGCGTCTGCGTGCCGGCCTGCTGCGCGGCAAGGTCGAGCGGCGTGCTGGTCGCGCCGATGCTGTCGGTGAGCGGCGCATCGTCCGGCGTCGCGCGCCGGGCGTCGAAGGCAAGGGAATCAGGCATCTTGGTCATGGAACAGGCTGCTTCAACGGAATCGGTGAAGCCGCTGTCGCGAGGCCGGCACGGTGTCCGGCGTCGCGGCGAGGCGGCGGTCGATGCACCGAGGAAAACGCCCGGCGAATTTCATGGAATGTGTCTCCGTGTGCGTCGGGCGCCGCGCGATGCGTGGGTCCGAAGCTGTCGATGTGCTTCGGATTGTAGGAGCGCACGCACTCGCCTCCAATATTTGAATGCACTGTCCAGATAATGAGAATTTGGCGGAAAGCCGCGACAGCCACGGGAAACGGCCGCGCCATGTGCACGGGGGCGGAACCCGCCGCGTCGCAGGTTCCGCCCCCGTTTGCCCGCATGCGCCGCGCTTACTGCTGGTTCGTGCTGCGCGCCTGCATGTAGTGCTGCACGTCGGAGAACGACACGCGGCCGCTGCCGCTCGCGTCGATCTGCCGGAAGTGGTTCGCGACATAGCCGAGGCCGGCCGCGCGCGCCTGTGCTTCGGTGATCGAACCGGTGTTCTGCGTGTCGGCCGCGCCGAACTGCTGCGCGAGCTTGCGCACCACCTGCGCGTGCAGCGCGGCGCCGGTCGTCTGCGTGCCGGCGGTCGGCTTGCGCGCGGCCGGCGGCACGTACGGATCGCCGAGCTGCGCCTGGCGTGCGCGCGCCGGTGCGGCGGCGTCGCTCGCCTGCGCGAACGCGGACACGGATGCTGCAACGCCGGCGCATGCGAGCGCCGTGGCAACGACGATGAAACGTTTCTTCATGTCAGGCTCCAGTCTGGAATGAGGTCGTCGACGGTCGGCGACCGGCGCCGCCACGGGCGCGCGTCGCCAGGCCCGCCTGTCGCATCAGTGCGCGGCCGCGTTGTAGAAGGTCACGAGGTCGGCCTTCTCCTGCGGACGCGACGTATCGTCGAGATAGACCATGTGTCCACCCTGATAGTCCTTGATCGTCAGGTTCGGTTGCGACCCGAGCCGCGCGAGGTCGAGCTCGGTCTGGTAGAACGGCGTCGCGATGTCGTGATATCCGTTCAGCGACAGCACCTTCAGCGACGGATTCAGCGTCAGCGCCGCCGCGAGATCGGGAATCGTGTCGGGCATCGCGAGGCCGTCGTGCGTCCAGTCCCAGGTCTGGATCGCATTGCTGCTGAGCGAGTACGCCGTCTGCGCGCTGTACTTCAGCACGTTCGGCAGGTAGCTGCCGATCGTGTCGGTGAACGGCTTCGTGATGAACGTGCTCGACGGGTCGCCGTCCGCCGCGAGCGGGCTCGACGACGGCACGTTCACGCGCGCGTCGTAGCGGCCGATCAGCGTGCCCGGGATCAGCGCCACCTGGAAGCTGTTGTCGAAGAAGGTCGGAACCACGTTGAAGTCCGCATTCCACAGCGACTGCTTCACGCCGGTCGAATTCACCATCGTCGTGACGAGCGTCGGCGACGGCGGCGTGTGGCTCGCGAGATACGCGTTCACGGCGGGCGTGTAGCTGCCGGCCGTCAGCAGGCGCATCTGGTCCGCATACTGCGGCAGGCTCGACGGGTTCGGATTGTCCAGCTGGTAGTACGCGCCGACGGTGCCATAGGACGGCACGAAGCCCGCGCAGCTCACCGGGCTCGACCCGTTGTTCGAGTTGCCGATATAGTCGCTCGCCATGTCGCAGTTCGCGTTGTAGTTCAGGATCGACGACTGCAGCACGATGCCGGCGAGCTTCACGCCGGCCGTCTCGAGCAGGTTCGCGAGCACGTCGGTGCGCGGCGTGCCGTACGACTCGCCGAACAGGTACTTCGGCGAATCGTTGCGCTGGTTCGCGGCGAGGTAGCGCGTCACGAAGTCGCGGAACGCGCCGCCGTCCTGGTCGACGCCCCAGAACGTCTGGTTCGTGTTCGGCGCGATCGCCTCGGAGAAGCCGGTGCCGATCGCGTCGACGAACACGAGGTCGGTCGTGTCGAGCAGGCTCTCCGCGTTGTCGACGAACGGGAACGTCGACGCGTTCGCATTCGGGTCACCGGTCTGGATCCGCTTCGGACCGAACGAGCCGAGATGCAGCCATACCGATGCCGAGCCGGGGCCGCCGTTGTACAGGAACGTGACGGGCCGTTTCGCCGCAGGCTGGTTGTCGGCCGTGTAGGCGACGTAGAAGAACGATGCTTCGGGCGCGCCCGTCTGCGGATTGCGTGCGACGAGATGGCCGGCGGTGGCCGTGTAACGGATCGTCTTGCCGTTCAGCGTGATCTGGTGATGGGTGATGGCGGCCTTTTCAACCGCGGCGGACGCGTCGAGCGATGCGGTCGCACTCGACGAATAACTGTTGGGATCGTTGTACGGCCTGTCCACCTGTGCGGCGGGATCGGCTGAATTGTCGGCACCTGCCGCGGCGGACGACGTCACGTCGTCGTTGCAGGCCGTCAGAATCAGCGAAGAGAACACAACCCCCAACAACAGCTTCGCTTTGCTCGCTGGCATCGTTGCTTTCCTTCTCTCGTATGTTTTTTGTGTCGAGCAGCCGGGTAAGCCGCCCCCCGCCTCGAATGCGGCCGATAAGCCGAGGCGCTGGCCAATATACGCGAGCGGGTGGGCTTTGAAAAATTTGGAAATATTTGATCGGCGCTCGGTGCAGTGCACACCTTTCAGGAATGCTTCGATTCACGAACCGTTGCATTTCACGTGGCTTTCAGCGGCTTTTGTGTTTACCCGGCGCCACTAAAACCCCGCGAATTTCGCGCCATATCGGCAAACAAAGTCGCGCGGCCGCGGGCATTGCTCAGCAAACCGAAATAGACGATTTCGTCTAATGGATGTGACCCGAAATGGGGGCGGCGTGAATGCGCTGCAGCGCACCATCGGCGCGCCGGCGACAGAACGGACAATGCGACGGCGCGAGCGCGCCGCTCACTGCGATTGCGGAAGCTCGGCCGCGCCCATCCGGCGGGCAATCACGGCCGCGCGCTGCGCCTGGTAGGCCGAGCCGCGGTGCGCGTCGAACCAGCGCGGCTTCGGCAGCATCACCGCGAGGCGCGCCGACTGCCACGCGCCGAGCCGGCTCGCGGGAATCCTGTAGTAATAGCGTGCGGCGGCCTCGGCACCGTACACGCCGCGCCCCCATTCGACCGAATTCAGGTAGATCTCGAAGATCCGCTCCTTGTCGAGCACCGTCTCGAGCATCCACGTGATGATCAGCTCCTGCCCCTTGCGGATGTAGCTCTTCTCGCGCGACAGGAACAGGTTGCGCGCGAGCTGCTGCGTGATCGTCGAGCCGCCCGCGACGATCCGGCCGCGCGCCTTGTTCTTCTCCCACGCCTGCAGGATCGCGTCGACGTCGTAGCCGTTGTTGGTCGCGAAGGTCGAATCCTCCGACGCGATCAGCGCGCGCTTCAGGTTGCGCGAGATCTGGTCGTACGGCACCCACCGGTGCTGGATCTGCGCGGGCGGCTTGTCGCGCGACAGCCACCACGCGTCGGTGCGCATGAACGCGGTCGAACCGGGATTCACGAACGACCACAGCGCGATCTGCACGAGATAGAACAGCTGCGTCGCGAACCATGCGCCCGCGAACACCGAACCCGCATAGACGATCCAGCGGGTCGGGCTGATCGTCCGCGCGTGCTGCGTGCCGCTTACCGCCACCACCTGCCGTGCTCCGCTCAGGTCGCCGCGAGCGCCTGACGCAGCGCGGCCAGCACCGGTGCACCATCCGGCCGCACGCCGCGCCAGATGAAGAACGATTCGGCCGCCTGCTCGACCAGCATCCCCAGCCCGTCGGCCGTGCGCGCGCCGAGCGACGCCGCATGCTGCATGAACACGGTCGGCTGCGCACCGTACATCATGTCGTACGCGAGCGTGCCCGCGCCGAACGCGGCCGCGTCGCACTCCGGCAGCGCCGCATCGAGGCTGCCGGCCGTCGCGTTGATCACCACGTCGTACGGCTCCGCGCGCACCACGTCGGGACCGCCGCCCGCGAGCGTGCAGCCCGCATCGTGCGCGGCCTGCGTGAACTGGCCGACGAGCGCCTCGGCCTTGCTCGCCGTGCGGTTCACGATCGTGATCGACAGCGGCGCGCGGTCGAGCAGCGGCAGCACGACGCCTCGCGCGGCGCCGCCCGCGCCGAGCAGCAGGATGCGCGCGCCCGCGAGCGACACGCCGAGATTCGACTCGATGTCGCGCACGAGGCCGACGCCGTCGGTGTTGTCGCCATGGATGCGGCCGTCGGCGTCGATGCGCAGCGTGTTCACCGCGCCCGCCGCCGCCGCGCGCGGCGACAGTGTGTCGGCGAGCGCATGCGCGTCGAGCTTGAACGGCACCGTCACGTTCGCGCCGCGGCCGCCTTCGGCGATGAACGCGCGCACGGCGGCCTCGAAGCCGTCGACCGGCGCGAGCCGGTGCTCGTAGACGATCGCCTCGCCCGTCTGCGCGGCGAACTGCGCGTGGATGAACGGCGACTTGCTGTGCGCCACCGGATTGCCGAACACCACGTAGCGGTCGGCACCGCTCGTCGACGCGACTGCGCTCATGATGCGCGCCCCTCTTCGCTTGCCTGGCTGTTGGCGTTCGCGGCCTCGCCGCCTTCGGCCGTCACGCCGTCCGACTCGGCCAGCGCTTCGGCCTCGGATTCCGCCGACGCGTCTTGCGCATCGACCAGCGTATCGTCGCCGCCTTCGGTCTCTTCCTCTTCATCCGCCGCATCGCCGCTCGTCACGGTCGGCGCGTCGAGCACGTTTAGCAGCCGCACCGACGCCTCGATCGTCAGCTCGTCGAGCGACATCACGTCGAGCAGCACGCGCGTGCCGCGTGCATGCACGCCGAGGCCCGGCACGTGCAGGAGCAGCGGAATTTCCTCGAGGCGCACGAGATCGCCCTTCACGACGCTCGCGACGACGTGCTTCTTCTGCTCCTGCGCGAGCCAGCGCAGGCACCAGAAATACTCCATCCGGCGCTGATAGTCGGCGTACGCGGAATAGGTGTCGTCGAAGCCCTGCACGACCGCGTACAGATCGGCGTCCTTCGGCTTGAACGGCGCGGCGAGCTTCGCGGTGACGCCGTGCTGCACGCACGCGAGCAGCTGCCACTGGTTCACGAGGTCGACATAGCGGCGCAGCGGCGATGTGCTCCATGCATACTGCGCGACGCCGAGACCTTCGTGCGGCGCGGCCGACGTCTGCATCCGCGTGCGCTTCGGGCCCGGCGCGCCGAAGCCGCGCTGCGAGCGGTAGATGCCGGGCACCGTGTGATCGTGCAGGAACGCGCCCCACGTCGAGTTCGCGAGGATCGCGAGCTCCGACACGATCAGGTCGAGCGGCGACCCGCGGCGGCGCGGCGTGATCGACACGCGCTCGCCTTCGACGTAGAAGTTGTAGTCGGTGTTGCGCTGCACTTCGCGCTTCAACCCGTAACCCGCGCGTGCGACCTGGCGCTTCTCGAACAGCGCCTGCGCGAGCGGCCACAGCACGGCGATGTCGTCCTTGTGCGGGTAGTCGCCGGTGCCGGCCGCGAGCGTCTCTTCGTTGACGAGCTCGTCGAGCGTGTTGTGGCGCAGGTTGTTCTTCACGAACACGAGTTCGGCGCGCGTCTCGTTCGCGACGATGTCCTGCGTCTCGCGGTTGACGATGATGTACAGCGACAGCGCCGGGCGGTAATCGCCCTCTTTCAACGTGAACACGTCGACGACGTCGTCCGGCAGCATCGTGATCTTGTCGCCCGGCATGTAGACGGTCGACAGGCGCGCGCGCGCGATCGCGTCGACCGCATCGCCGCGCACGACGCCAAGCGCCGGCGCCGCGATGTGCACGCCGATCCGCACGCGACCGTCGGACAGGTGCTCGACCGAGAAAGCGTCGTCGATTTCGGTCGTCGTGATGTCGTCGATCGAGAACGCCTCGACGTCCGCGCGCGGCAGGTCGTCCGGCAGCGGGCCGACCGTGACGGCCGGGAAGCCCGTGCCGTGCGGGAAGAATTCCGCGAGGAAGCGCGCCTCGTGCAGCGCACGCGGCGACTCGATGCCGCCGCAGTCCAGCATCAGCCGCGCCGGCGACACGCCGCGCGCGCCGGCCGCGGCCTCGAGCGCCTTGTATTCGATCGCGTTCTTGTCCGGCCGCGTCAGCATCCCGAGCACCTTGCCCGCGAACGCTTCCGGCAGCTTGCCGGCCTTCAGTTCCTCTTCATACTGCGCCTGGACGAGCGCCTGCTGACGCTTGCGCTCGAGCGACGCGAGCGCCATCTTGAGCTGCTCTTCCGGCGCGCGCTGGTACTGGCCACGCCCCTTGCGGCGGAAGTAGACGGGCGAGCCGTGCAGCCGCAACACCAGCGCCGCGCGCTCGACCGGGCCGTACGTCGCGCCGAAGTACTCGGCGGCCAGCGCCGTGTACGCGAACTCCTCGGCCGGCGCGCATTCCCACAGGAAATCCAGGTCGATCTGCTGCGCGGCCGTATCGGCTTCCTGCATCAGCTCGCCCGCGGCCGGCTTGTCGAATTCGATCAGCACGTCCTTTGCGCGCACCTTCGCCCGCCGCCCGCCGGGCAACTCGACCTGAAACGCGTCGCCCTGGCGCGACAGCACGCTGCCCGCCTTGAAACTGCCCGATTCCTCGAAGAAAACGTTCACTCAGTACTCTCGTTCAGACTGCCGGGCGCCGCGTCGGCGGCGCCGGATGATGATGGGAATTCGATCGGCATGACGCCGGGTTCATGACGTCGTGTCGTCGCAAAAGGCGAGAACGTCGTCGACATAGTCGGCAAATTCGCTGATTCCGTGATCGCTGCCGTCGATCACCCGCGTTTTCGCGCCCGGGTAATGGGCGAGCATCTCGCGGTAGTCCAGCACTTCGTCGCCCGTCGCCGCGAACAGATAGTAGCGTTCGGGGCGCGAAATCGCCGGCACGCGCAGCACATCGAGCTCGTGCAGGTGATGGCGTTCGACGACGATCGACCCGCCGCCGTGCCACAGCGGCTGTTCGCCCAGATATTGTTCGAGATCGCGCTGCGGCACGATCGCCGGATTCAGCAGCACCGCCTTCCAGCCGTGCTTTTCGGCGAGCCAGGTCGCGTAGTAGCCGCCGAGCGAGCTGCCGATCACCGTCACGTCGCGCGCACCGGCCACCTCCGCTTCCGCGACGGCGATCGCGTCGAGCGGCGACACCGACAGCGACGGGCATCGCCACTCGTGCATGCGGCCGAGCTCGGCCATGCGCGCCGCGAGCAGCCGCGACTTCTGCGACTCCGGCGACGACCGGAACCCATGCAGGTACAGGATCACGCGCGGCTCCCGAGCGCGTCGAGCAGCTTCTGGTGCACGCCGCCGAAACCGCCGTTGCTCATCACGAGCACGTGGTCGCCGGGGCGCGCCGCCGCGACGACCGACTTCACCAGCAAGTGGAGATCGTCGAACGCGCGTGCCTTGTCGCCGAGCGGCGCGAGCGCGTCGCCCAGGTTCCAGCCGAGCGCGTCGCGCCCGGTCGGCGCGCCGTAGCCGAACACAAGATCGGCGTCGGCCAGGCTGGCCGGCAGTTGCGCCTTCATCACGCCGAGCTTCATCGTGTTCGAACGTGGCTCGAGCACCGCGAGAATGCGGGAATTTTGGCGGCCGATGCGCGCACGAAGGCCGGCGATCGTGGTCTCGATCGCGGTCGGGTGGTGCGCGAAGTCGTCGTAGACGGTCACGCCGTCGACGCTGCCGCGCACTTCCATGCGCCGCTTCACGTTGCGGAACGCCGCGAGGGATTCCGCCGCCTGCGCGGGCGGCACGCCGACGTGGCGCGCGGCGGCGATCGCCGCGAGCGCGTTCATCCGGTTGTGGTCGCCCTGCACCTGCCACGCGACTTCACCGACGCGCTCGGCCTGCGAATACACCGCGAACCGTTCGTCGACCGGCACGCCGTCCTCGGCCGGCAGCGCCTGCCAGCCGCCGTCGACGCCGAAACGCTCGACCTCGCTCCAGCAGCCGCGCGCGAGCACGCGCTCCAGCGCGTCCGAGCGGCCGTTCGTGACGATCCGGCCGACGCCCGGCACGGTGCGCACCAGATGATGGAATTGCGTTTCGATCGCGGCGAGATCCGGGAAGATGTCGGCGTGATCGAATTCGAGATTGTTGAGCACCGTGGTGCGCGGCCGGTAGTGGACGAACTTCGAGCGCTTGTCGAAGAACGCCGTATCGTATTCGTCGGCCTCGATCACGAAGAAGCTCGAATCGGTCAGGCGCGCCGATACGCCGAAATTCAGCGGCACGCCGCCGATCAGGAAGCCCGGGTTCAGGCCGGCATCCTCCAGCAGCCACGCGAGCATCGACGAAGTGGTCGTCTTGCCGTGCGTGCCCGCGACCGCGAGCACCCACTTGCCGGCCAGCACGTGCTCGCCGAGCCATTGCGGGCCCGATACATAAGGCAGGCCGCGATCGAGGATCGCCTCCATCAGCGGGTTGCCGCGCGTGACGACGTTGCCGATCACGAACAGGTCGGGCTTCAGGTCGATCTGCTCGGCGCCGTAGCCTTCGATCAGCGTGATGCCCTGCGCCTCGAGCTGCGTGCTCATCGGCGGATAGACCCCCGCGTCGCAACCCGTCACCGTGTGGCCCGCCTCGCGCGCGAGCACGGCGAGACCGCCCATGAAGGTGCCGCAGATGCCAAGAATGTGGATGTGCATAGATGAATGCTTTCGCGCCGCCGGGCGCCGTCGATTCGGAAAGGAAGGTCTGCGGCTCGCCGGACAGGCCGCCCGGCCAACGACTTTCGCCGCGACACAAAGACCGTCATTGTAACTGACGGCCCGTCGTGCCCGGCAGCCCGAACGATGCGCGCGGATGCCGCCGGGCGCGGCGGGCGGCGCGCAGCCGCACCGCGTTCGGGCGCTGCGGCGATCGAGTATGATTGCCGGATCATGTCTCGCAAATCAC
This window of the Burkholderia cepacia GG4 genome carries:
- a CDS encoding YqiA/YcfP family alpha/beta fold hydrolase, translating into MILYLHGFRSSPESQKSRLLAARMAELGRMHEWRCPSLSVSPLDAIAVAEAEVAGARDVTVIGSSLGGYYATWLAEKHGWKAVLLNPAIVPQRDLEQYLGEQPLWHGGGSIVVERHHLHELDVLRVPAISRPERYYLFAATGDEVLDYREMLAHYPGAKTRVIDGSDHGISEFADYVDDVLAFCDDTTS
- a CDS encoding EF-hand domain-containing protein, which produces MKKRFIVVATALACAGVAASVSAFAQASDAAAPARARQAQLGDPYVPPAARKPTAGTQTTGAALHAQVVRKLAQQFGAADTQNTGSITEAQARAAGLGYVANHFRQIDASGSGRVSFSDVQHYMQARSTNQQ
- a CDS encoding RNB domain-containing ribonuclease, which produces MNVFFEESGSFKAGSVLSRQGDAFQVELPGGRRAKVRAKDVLIEFDKPAAGELMQEADTAAQQIDLDFLWECAPAEEFAYTALAAEYFGATYGPVERAALVLRLHGSPVYFRRKGRGQYQRAPEEQLKMALASLERKRQQALVQAQYEEELKAGKLPEAFAGKVLGMLTRPDKNAIEYKALEAAAGARGVSPARLMLDCGGIESPRALHEARFLAEFFPHGTGFPAVTVGPLPDDLPRADVEAFSIDDITTTEIDDAFSVEHLSDGRVRIGVHIAAPALGVVRGDAVDAIARARLSTVYMPGDKITMLPDDVVDVFTLKEGDYRPALSLYIIVNRETQDIVANETRAELVFVKNNLRHNTLDELVNEETLAAGTGDYPHKDDIAVLWPLAQALFEKRQVARAGYGLKREVQRNTDYNFYVEGERVSITPRRRGSPLDLIVSELAILANSTWGAFLHDHTVPGIYRSQRGFGAPGPKRTRMQTSAAPHEGLGVAQYAWSTSPLRRYVDLVNQWQLLACVQHGVTAKLAAPFKPKDADLYAVVQGFDDTYSAYADYQRRMEYFWCLRWLAQEQKKHVVASVVKGDLVRLEEIPLLLHVPGLGVHARGTRVLLDVMSLDELTIEASVRLLNVLDAPTVTSGDAADEEEETEGGDDTLVDAQDASAESEAEALAESDGVTAEGGEAANANSQASEEGRAS
- a CDS encoding S10 family peptidase, coding for MPASKAKLLLGVVFSSLILTACNDDVTSSAAAGADNSADPAAQVDRPYNDPNSYSSSATASLDASAAVEKAAITHHQITLNGKTIRYTATAGHLVARNPQTGAPEASFFYVAYTADNQPAAKRPVTFLYNGGPGSASVWLHLGSFGPKRIQTGDPNANASTFPFVDNAESLLDTTDLVFVDAIGTGFSEAIAPNTNQTFWGVDQDGGAFRDFVTRYLAANQRNDSPKYLFGESYGTPRTDVLANLLETAGVKLAGIVLQSSILNYNANCDMASDYIGNSNNGSSPVSCAGFVPSYGTVGAYYQLDNPNPSSLPQYADQMRLLTAGSYTPAVNAYLASHTPPSPTLVTTMVNSTGVKQSLWNADFNVVPTFFDNSFQVALIPGTLIGRYDARVNVPSSSPLAADGDPSSTFITKPFTDTIGSYLPNVLKYSAQTAYSLSSNAIQTWDWTHDGLAMPDTIPDLAAALTLNPSLKVLSLNGYHDIATPFYQTELDLARLGSQPNLTIKDYQGGHMVYLDDTSRPQEKADLVTFYNAAAH
- the mpl gene encoding UDP-N-acetylmuramate:L-alanyl-gamma-D-glutamyl-meso-diaminopimelate ligase; this encodes MHIHILGICGTFMGGLAVLAREAGHTVTGCDAGVYPPMSTQLEAQGITLIEGYGAEQIDLKPDLFVIGNVVTRGNPLMEAILDRGLPYVSGPQWLGEHVLAGKWVLAVAGTHGKTTTSSMLAWLLEDAGLNPGFLIGGVPLNFGVSARLTDSSFFVIEADEYDTAFFDKRSKFVHYRPRTTVLNNLEFDHADIFPDLAAIETQFHHLVRTVPGVGRIVTNGRSDALERVLARGCWSEVERFGVDGGWQALPAEDGVPVDERFAVYSQAERVGEVAWQVQGDHNRMNALAAIAAARHVGVPPAQAAESLAAFRNVKRRMEVRGSVDGVTVYDDFAHHPTAIETTIAGLRARIGRQNSRILAVLEPRSNTMKLGVMKAQLPASLADADLVFGYGAPTGRDALGWNLGDALAPLGDKARAFDDLHLLVKSVVAAARPGDHVLVMSNGGFGGVHQKLLDALGSRA
- the aroE gene encoding shikimate dehydrogenase, whose amino-acid sequence is MSAVASTSGADRYVVFGNPVAHSKSPFIHAQFAAQTGEAIVYEHRLAPVDGFEAAVRAFIAEGGRGANVTVPFKLDAHALADTLSPRAAAAGAVNTLRIDADGRIHGDNTDGVGLVRDIESNLGVSLAGARILLLGAGGAARGVVLPLLDRAPLSITIVNRTASKAEALVGQFTQAAHDAGCTLAGGGPDVVRAEPYDVVINATAGSLDAALPECDAAAFGAGTLAYDMMYGAQPTVFMQHAASLGARTADGLGMLVEQAAESFFIWRGVRPDGAPVLAALRQALAAT
- the mtgA gene encoding monofunctional biosynthetic peptidoglycan transglycosylase is translated as MVAVSGTQHARTISPTRWIVYAGSVFAGAWFATQLFYLVQIALWSFVNPGSTAFMRTDAWWLSRDKPPAQIQHRWVPYDQISRNLKRALIASEDSTFATNNGYDVDAILQAWEKNKARGRIVAGGSTITQQLARNLFLSREKSYIRKGQELIITWMLETVLDKERIFEIYLNSVEWGRGVYGAEAAARYYYRIPASRLGAWQSARLAVMLPKPRWFDAHRGSAYQAQRAAVIARRMGAAELPQSQ
- a CDS encoding IclR family transcriptional regulator — its product is MTKMPDSLAFDARRATPDDAPLTDSIGATSTPLDLAAQQAGTQTLLRGLAILEAIANGARDMRAIGAALGTTRSTTHRLVSSLVQARYLRQVQGGYLLGPKLIELGTIALEQMPLTAVARPHLEALAEATLDTIHLGVRDGDDVLYIDKIPGTRGLEMRSRVGHRMPLASTGIGKAMMLDLDPDRWRSLFEAARRALAGVNFKPDNRPETSAFLQRMAHYAAGGYTFDLEENEASIRCVAAPIRDASGAVVAAVSVASTIPYMPHDRMDELIPLVQREARAISSELGWSPPQGTRRIKR